A single Penaeus vannamei isolate JL-2024 chromosome 22, ASM4276789v1, whole genome shotgun sequence DNA region contains:
- the LOC113825803 gene encoding uncharacterized protein, giving the protein MKLLVLALVAAVSAAPQGYNLGAPSGPSFNSGSCGSGQVRHVDGRCVTPQVNSRVFLYDVPANEGVVNRPNYIPEPKLERNIIFVRLPEGADGPEPIVVPPPQQQHVVYVLNKQSEQDQRVIELPAPPQSNPEVFFVNYAEGENPTLPSGVDLQTALSAASQGGGQVVGGGGVGGGIGGGIGGGFGGGIGGGFGGGIGGGFGGGIGGGFGGGTGGGSYSPPSNLYSTP; this is encoded by the exons ATGAAGCTCTTG GTTTTAGCATTGGTGGCTGCTGTGTCTGCTGCCCCACAGGGGTATAACTTAGGCGCACCCTCTGGCCCTTCCTTTAACTCTGGAAGTTGTGGCAGTGGACAAGTGCGGCACGTGGATGGAAGATGCGTTACGCCTCAGGTGAACAGCCGTGTGTTCCTGTACGATGTACCAGCAAACGAAGGTGTTGTCAATCGGCCAAACTATATTCCAGAACCTAAATTGGAACGCAATATTATATTTGTGAGACTGCCTGAAGGTGCAGATGGACCAGAACCCATCGTCGTGCCACCGCCACAACAGCAACACGTGGTGTATGTCCTGAACAAGCAGTCTGAACAAGACCAGCGAGTGATCGAGCTTCCTGCACCACCACAGTCGAACCCCGAAGTATTCTTCGTGAACTACGCAGAAGGAGAGAACCCGACTCTTCCCAGCGGAGTAGACCTCCAGACGGCGTTGAGCGCAGCTTCCCAGGGCGGCGGTCAagttgttggaggtggtggagttGGAGGCGGAATTGGCGGCGGAATTGGAGGCGGTTTCGGCGGTGGTATCGGAGGCGGTTTCGGAGGTGGTATCGGAGGCGGTTTCGGCGGTGGTATTGGAGGCGGTTTCGGCGGTGGTACCGGAGGCGGCagttactcccctccctccaacctttaCAGTACACCATAA